The Streptomyces sp. NBC_01197 genome window below encodes:
- a CDS encoding DHA2 family efflux MFS transporter permease subunit, whose translation MSITQRTSQAPATTELPMRTAWLVLVVVVTADIMDLIDSSVANLAGPSIRADLGAGQVTVQWVLSAYTATFALGLVTSGRLGDLLGRRRLFLIGMTGFTPASLACGLAPHVVFLIVARTLQGLCGSVMIPQGLALVKVVFPPRHLRKALTPVGPLMGLTMVAGPILAGWLLHLDLFGSQWRSIFLINVPFGIVAAVLAWRVLPRRGGEDPAARLDLTGVGLLTAASALLIVPLIQGRDLGWPAWTYVMMAAAVVLLGLFVVSQRHSEHPVITPSLFRKRSFVVGLVIVAGFYASLSAFVLVINLLLQQGMHWTPLRTGLTLIPWALGTAVAVLLAGAVLAEKLGRATLHLGLAISVIGLLALWWSVAHWGAGITVWNLAPALLLTGFGSGLVFVPLVDFIIGDATPEEVGTGAGLLNAVQQFAGAIGVAALGTVFFARAGQLSGQSCLAAAELVFGIAAGLGLLTLLLVGLLPKHAQQAHG comes from the coding sequence GTGTCCATTACCCAACGCACCTCTCAAGCACCCGCCACCACCGAACTGCCGATGCGCACCGCATGGCTCGTCCTGGTCGTCGTGGTCACGGCCGACATCATGGATCTGATCGACTCCAGCGTCGCCAACCTCGCAGGCCCGTCCATCCGCGCCGACCTCGGCGCCGGCCAGGTGACCGTGCAGTGGGTGCTGAGCGCCTACACCGCGACCTTCGCGCTCGGCCTGGTCACCTCGGGGCGGCTCGGGGACCTGCTCGGGCGCCGACGACTGTTCCTGATCGGCATGACCGGCTTCACCCCGGCCTCACTGGCCTGCGGTCTCGCCCCCCACGTCGTCTTCCTGATCGTCGCCCGCACGCTGCAGGGCCTGTGCGGGTCGGTCATGATCCCGCAGGGGCTGGCCCTGGTGAAGGTCGTGTTCCCGCCCCGGCACCTGCGCAAGGCGCTGACCCCCGTCGGCCCGCTGATGGGCCTGACCATGGTGGCCGGGCCCATCCTGGCGGGCTGGCTGCTCCACCTGGACCTGTTCGGCAGCCAGTGGCGCTCCATCTTCCTGATCAACGTGCCGTTCGGCATCGTCGCCGCCGTGCTCGCCTGGCGTGTGCTGCCCCGTCGCGGCGGGGAGGACCCGGCCGCCCGCCTCGACCTCACCGGCGTCGGCCTGCTCACGGCGGCCTCGGCCCTGCTCATCGTTCCGCTCATCCAGGGGCGCGACCTCGGCTGGCCCGCCTGGACCTACGTCATGATGGCCGCCGCGGTCGTCCTGCTCGGACTCTTCGTCGTCTCCCAGCGGCACAGTGAGCACCCGGTCATCACACCGTCGCTGTTCCGCAAGCGCAGCTTCGTCGTCGGCCTGGTGATCGTGGCCGGGTTCTACGCGTCACTGAGCGCGTTCGTCCTCGTCATCAACCTGCTGCTGCAGCAGGGCATGCACTGGACGCCGCTGCGCACCGGCCTCACGCTGATCCCCTGGGCCCTCGGTACCGCAGTCGCCGTCCTGCTCGCGGGCGCGGTGCTCGCCGAGAAGCTGGGCCGCGCCACCCTGCACCTGGGGCTGGCCATCTCCGTCATCGGCCTGCTGGCCCTGTGGTGGTCCGTCGCCCACTGGGGCGCCGGCATCACCGTCTGGAACCTGGCGCCCGCGCTGCTGCTCACCGGGTTCGGCTCCGGGCTGGTGTTCGTCCCGCTGGTCGACTTCATCATCGGCGACGCCACCCCCGAAGAGGTCGGCACGGGCGCCGGCCTGCTCAACGCCGTCCAGCAGTTCGCCGGCGCCATCGGCGTCGCCGCCCTCGGTACGGTGTTCTTCGCCCGGGCCGGACAGCTGTCCGGCCAGTCCTGCCTCGCCGCCGCCGAACTGGTCTTCGGCATCGCCGCGGGCCTGGGCCTCCTGACGCTGCTGCTGGTGGGCCTGCTGCCCAAGCACGCACAGCAGGCGCACGGCTGA
- a CDS encoding TetR/AcrR family transcriptional regulator: MSPTPQQRRAARHQLSTGSSAPAARRGPSGGRKKPITVDAIISTAFGIVEREGYGALTMRRVATELETGPSSLYAHVVNKEDLDELLIGRLCAEVDLPEPDPALWRQQLIGVCTQLRDQYLRYPGISQAAFAAAPSNLDTLRFSEGMLALLLAGGIDPQAAAWAIDSLSLYVNAYSLEVSLAGRRLSSSDDNGSGDNSSDGNWVVSRDELLRRFAALPDTFPQTKRYAAELTAGTIHDRFDFTVGLMIDGLPGSRRDQDQD; this comes from the coding sequence ATGTCACCGACCCCGCAGCAACGGCGCGCAGCGCGGCACCAGCTCTCCACCGGCTCCAGCGCACCCGCGGCCCGGCGTGGGCCGTCCGGCGGGCGCAAGAAGCCGATCACGGTCGATGCCATCATCAGCACCGCGTTCGGCATCGTGGAGAGAGAGGGTTACGGAGCCCTGACGATGCGGCGCGTGGCCACCGAGCTGGAGACGGGACCGTCGTCGCTCTACGCCCATGTGGTCAACAAGGAAGACCTGGACGAGCTGCTCATCGGCCGTCTGTGCGCCGAGGTCGACCTGCCCGAGCCGGACCCCGCCCTCTGGCGGCAGCAGCTCATCGGCGTCTGCACCCAGCTGCGCGACCAGTACCTGCGGTACCCGGGCATCTCCCAGGCGGCCTTCGCCGCGGCTCCGTCCAACCTCGACACGCTGCGCTTCAGCGAGGGAATGCTCGCCCTCCTGCTCGCCGGGGGCATCGACCCGCAGGCTGCCGCCTGGGCGATCGACTCGCTGTCGCTCTACGTCAACGCGTACAGCCTCGAAGTCTCCCTGGCCGGCAGACGGCTCAGCAGCAGTGACGATAACGGCAGTGGCGACAACAGCAGTGACGGCAACTGGGTCGTCAGCCGCGACGAACTGCTGCGCCGGTTCGCCGCACTGCCCGATACCTTCCCCCAGACCAAGCGCTACGCCGCCGAACTCACCGCCGGAACCATCCACGACCGCTTCGACTTCACCGTCGGCCTGATGATCGACGGGTTGCCGGGTTCGCGGCGGGACCAGGATCAGGACTGA
- a CDS encoding DUF4232 domain-containing protein → MKYTRITALAAVSLAATLSLTACGSDNSGQDSSSKGTSDTSASDTSATGSSATGSSASGGGSKSEAGSGSGSEAGTTKSGSGQGTEAETTSNGATTTGGKATFCKTKDLAIDAAPDAADPGRVNITMINRGATTCSATGFAGVDIKDEDHTSNPIERGHAQPRITTLKPGDAAVFDIAYTVLKTGNSLSRPTNILVTPPNETHTVTLNWPEGAGAIKGAYTDVEVYPTHTTK, encoded by the coding sequence ATGAAGTACACCCGCATCACTGCTCTCGCCGCCGTCAGCCTCGCCGCCACTCTCTCGCTCACCGCCTGTGGCAGCGACAACTCCGGGCAGGACTCGTCCTCCAAGGGCACCTCGGACACTTCGGCCTCGGATACTTCGGCCACGGGTTCTTCGGCCACGGGTTCTTCGGCCTCGGGCGGGGGCTCGAAGTCGGAGGCCGGCTCGGGTTCCGGCTCGGAGGCCGGCACTACGAAGTCGGGCTCGGGTCAGGGCACCGAGGCGGAGACAACCTCGAACGGTGCGACGACGACCGGCGGCAAGGCCACGTTCTGCAAGACGAAGGACCTGGCCATAGACGCCGCGCCCGACGCGGCGGACCCCGGCAGGGTCAACATCACCATGATCAACCGGGGGGCGACCACCTGCTCGGCGACGGGCTTCGCGGGCGTCGACATCAAGGACGAGGACCACACCTCGAACCCCATCGAGCGCGGCCACGCCCAGCCGCGTATCACCACCCTCAAGCCCGGCGACGCCGCTGTCTTCGACATCGCCTACACCGTCCTCAAGACCGGCAACAGCCTCTCGCGCCCGACCAACATCCTGGTGACGCCCCCGAACGAGACCCACACCGTGACCCTGAACTGGCCTGAGGGCGCGGGGGCTATCAAGGGCGCCTACACGGACGTCGAGGTCTACCCCACGCACACGACCAAGTAG
- a CDS encoding helix-turn-helix transcriptional regulator, translating to MDTTQELAAFLRARRERLDPDDFDLPSRRQARRTPGLRREEVAELAGVSTDYVVRLEQGRGLRPSADVVEALARALRLASGERAYLFNLARQRPRNADKLATTAAPSLARLVADLSPLPAMLMNHRYDILAWNGEMAGLLLDFDTLPPSQRNSMWLCLMHPKVRELYVDRERVVREGVAHLRAAWAAYPEDQALTDLIAEFIAHDEEFARLWAERDIKVNGRGHKVLRHPDIGVIAVDFEVLMPLQDPDQRLVIYRAADDDSQSALDRLCAHPRDRKP from the coding sequence GTGGACACGACACAGGAGTTGGCTGCGTTTCTGCGGGCCCGGCGCGAGCGCCTGGATCCGGACGACTTCGACCTGCCGTCGCGTCGGCAGGCCCGGCGGACCCCGGGCCTGCGCCGCGAAGAGGTCGCCGAACTGGCCGGGGTCAGTACCGACTACGTCGTACGGCTGGAACAGGGCCGCGGGCTGCGGCCCTCAGCGGACGTGGTGGAGGCGCTGGCCCGTGCGCTGCGCCTGGCCTCCGGCGAACGCGCCTACCTCTTCAACCTGGCCCGACAACGCCCCCGCAACGCCGACAAGCTCGCCACCACTGCCGCGCCTTCGCTGGCCCGGTTGGTCGCCGATCTGTCGCCGCTGCCGGCCATGCTGATGAACCACCGCTACGACATCCTGGCCTGGAACGGCGAAATGGCGGGGCTGCTACTGGATTTCGACACCCTGCCGCCGTCGCAGCGCAATTCGATGTGGCTGTGCCTGATGCATCCGAAGGTGCGTGAGCTCTATGTCGACCGCGAACGCGTCGTACGGGAGGGGGTCGCTCACCTGCGCGCCGCGTGGGCCGCCTATCCGGAGGACCAGGCGTTGACCGACCTCATCGCCGAATTCATCGCCCATGACGAGGAATTCGCGCGATTGTGGGCCGAGCGGGACATCAAGGTCAACGGCCGTGGGCACAAAGTGCTGCGACATCCTGACATCGGTGTGATCGCGGTGGATTTCGAAGTGCTGATGCCACTTCAGGATCCGGACCAGCGGTTGGTGATCTACCGCGCCGCGGACGATGACAGCCAGTCGGCATTGGACCGGTTGTGCGCACACCCTCGGGACAGGAAGCCGTGA
- a CDS encoding aldo/keto reductase codes for MSLTLGTYRLLGRSGLRVSPLALGAATFGTEWGWGAEQDEARKLFDLYVERGGNFIDTASTYTHGSSERLLGEFTRDNRESLVLSTKYSTLRRPGDPNSGGSHRKSLFASVESSLRQLNTDYIDLLYLHMWDPTTPVEEILRGMDDLVRQGKVLYVAISNAPAWQVSRMQAIADLRGWSPLVALQIEYSLIERAGERDLIPMAREMGLGVAPWSPLAGGVLTGKYSRDDLTAADVASGDGTRRSVTIAGGALTERNLAIVDAVKEVAAELGRTAAQVALAWTLQNPGVTAPTIGARTPAQLEDNLGALEVDFTAAQLARLDEASAIELGFPHDMLAGDLARTLIHGELEVETRR; via the coding sequence ATGTCGCTCACCCTCGGAACTTACCGACTGCTGGGCCGCTCCGGGCTGCGGGTCTCACCGCTGGCGCTGGGCGCGGCGACCTTCGGTACCGAATGGGGCTGGGGCGCCGAACAGGACGAGGCGCGCAAGCTGTTCGACCTCTACGTGGAGCGCGGCGGCAATTTCATCGACACCGCCAGCACCTACACCCATGGCAGCTCAGAGCGCCTGCTGGGCGAATTCACCCGCGACAACCGCGAAAGCCTGGTGCTCTCGACGAAATACTCGACGCTGCGCAGGCCCGGCGATCCGAATTCCGGGGGCAGCCACCGCAAGAGCCTGTTCGCTTCGGTGGAATCCAGTCTGCGACAGCTGAATACGGACTACATCGATCTGCTCTACCTACACATGTGGGATCCCACGACGCCGGTCGAGGAGATCCTGCGCGGCATGGACGATCTGGTCCGGCAGGGCAAGGTCCTGTACGTGGCGATCTCCAACGCCCCGGCCTGGCAGGTGTCGCGCATGCAGGCGATCGCCGATCTGCGCGGCTGGTCGCCGCTGGTCGCGCTGCAGATCGAATACAGCCTGATCGAGCGTGCCGGGGAACGTGACCTGATCCCCATGGCGCGCGAGATGGGTCTTGGGGTGGCCCCGTGGTCACCGCTGGCAGGCGGGGTGCTCACCGGCAAGTACAGCCGCGACGACCTGACCGCGGCTGACGTCGCATCCGGCGACGGCACCCGCAGAAGCGTCACCATCGCAGGCGGCGCGCTCACCGAACGCAATCTCGCGATCGTGGACGCCGTGAAGGAGGTCGCTGCGGAGCTGGGCCGCACAGCCGCCCAGGTCGCGCTGGCCTGGACCTTGCAGAACCCGGGCGTGACCGCACCGACCATCGGCGCCCGCACCCCCGCGCAGTTGGAGGACAATCTGGGCGCCCTGGAGGTCGACTTCACCGCCGCCCAACTGGCCCGCCTCGACGAGGCCAGCGCGATAGAACTCGGCTTCCCGCACGACATGCTCGCCGGCGACTTGGCCCGTACGCTGATCCACGGCGAGCTGGAGGTCGAAACCCGCCGCTGA
- a CDS encoding VOC family protein produces MQVEFVTSIAPIVRDREAARAFYQGALNLTFEGGEGDYVFTHRLDGVKHFGLWPLAEAARACFGTDEWPTDVPIPQASVEFEVLDVAGAAEELKQRGYRLIHEARTEPWTQVTARLLSPEGLLIAVCYTPQFHEGAGRKADGG; encoded by the coding sequence TTGCAGGTCGAATTCGTTACGAGTATCGCGCCGATCGTGCGGGACCGCGAGGCTGCGCGAGCGTTCTATCAGGGCGCTCTGAACCTGACGTTCGAAGGCGGTGAGGGCGACTACGTCTTCACCCACAGGCTGGACGGCGTCAAGCACTTCGGGCTGTGGCCGCTCGCCGAGGCCGCTCGCGCCTGCTTCGGAACCGATGAGTGGCCGACGGACGTTCCCATCCCTCAAGCGAGTGTGGAGTTCGAGGTCCTGGACGTCGCCGGGGCAGCCGAGGAACTGAAGCAGCGCGGGTACCGCCTGATCCACGAAGCCCGGACGGAGCCGTGGACGCAGGTGACCGCGCGACTGCTCAGCCCGGAGGGGCTCCTCATCGCCGTCTGTTACACGCCCCAGTTCCACGAAGGGGCGGGCCGGAAGGCCGACGGGGGCTGA
- a CDS encoding TetR/AcrR family transcriptional regulator, with translation MSGRKQFDVGAALDQAMRVFWERGYADASLDALGSATGLGRGSLYGAFGNKDALFRQCLDHYASIYGSQFEQALAVSAGDPVRAVKAFFDVILARIADPTVPTGCLIAQSAAQSMTLNEENRTRVRGLLDTQRQRVRGALAGSSVSAQVLDEVAEFVVAVNQSLAVLSRTGASDSQLRSVVSLTCTTVAETLARASS, from the coding sequence ATGTCGGGTCGGAAGCAGTTCGATGTCGGTGCGGCCCTGGACCAGGCAATGAGAGTGTTCTGGGAACGCGGGTACGCGGATGCCTCGCTCGACGCGCTCGGTTCCGCCACCGGCCTCGGCCGGGGCTCCCTCTACGGCGCCTTCGGCAACAAGGACGCCCTGTTCCGCCAGTGCCTCGACCACTACGCGTCGATCTACGGCTCGCAGTTCGAGCAAGCGCTCGCGGTGTCCGCCGGTGATCCGGTGCGCGCGGTGAAGGCATTCTTCGATGTCATCCTGGCGCGCATCGCCGACCCAACGGTTCCCACAGGCTGCCTCATCGCCCAGTCCGCCGCCCAGTCAATGACCCTGAACGAGGAGAACCGCACCCGGGTGCGTGGCCTGCTCGACACCCAGCGCCAGCGGGTGCGCGGGGCCCTGGCGGGCTCCTCGGTCAGCGCCCAAGTACTCGATGAGGTAGCGGAGTTCGTCGTCGCCGTAAACCAGTCGCTGGCCGTACTGAGCCGTACCGGCGCGTCGGACTCGCAGCTGCGCTCGGTGGTCTCCCTCACCTGCACAACCGTGGCCGAGACCCTCGCCCGGGCGAGCTCCTAG
- a CDS encoding alpha/beta fold hydrolase — MEEPVTDFATSGGDASERNPVRDLPVHDLAGFTHRWVDADGVRLHAVEGGRPTGPAVVLLAGFPQTWWAWRNVMPSLADRFHVIAIDLPGQGHSERPEGSYDTHTVAAHVHAAVQALGVSTYWLVAHDIGAWVAFSLALNFEGRLRGVALLDAGIPGITLPEAIPTDPDRAWKTWHFAFHTVPDLPELLLAGREREYVGWFLKVKAHSPDTFDQAELDHYAASVAADGGLRASLAYYRAAAESARKNQEAAERQHLTVPILGISSSHGSIPDMAASISPWADNVTGVVVPDAGHFIPDEQPEAVAAVIADFIADGDWRPA; from the coding sequence ATGGAGGAACCCGTGACCGACTTTGCGACCAGCGGTGGCGATGCTTCGGAACGTAACCCTGTCCGCGACCTGCCCGTGCACGATCTGGCCGGGTTCACTCACCGCTGGGTCGACGCGGACGGCGTCCGGCTTCATGCCGTCGAAGGCGGCCGGCCGACCGGCCCAGCTGTTGTCCTGCTCGCCGGATTCCCGCAAACCTGGTGGGCCTGGCGAAATGTGATGCCCAGCCTCGCCGACCGGTTCCACGTCATCGCCATCGACCTGCCGGGGCAGGGCCACTCCGAGCGTCCGGAGGGCAGCTACGACACACACACAGTCGCCGCGCACGTCCACGCCGCCGTGCAGGCTCTCGGAGTGTCGACGTACTGGCTGGTCGCCCACGACATCGGCGCCTGGGTCGCGTTCTCCCTCGCCCTCAACTTCGAGGGCCGGCTGCGCGGGGTCGCTCTGCTCGACGCCGGGATCCCCGGCATCACTCTCCCGGAGGCGATTCCCACCGACCCGGACCGGGCGTGGAAGACCTGGCATTTCGCGTTCCACACCGTGCCCGACCTGCCCGAGCTGCTGCTCGCCGGCCGTGAACGGGAGTACGTCGGCTGGTTCCTGAAGGTGAAGGCCCACTCTCCCGACACGTTCGACCAGGCCGAGCTCGACCACTACGCGGCGTCCGTCGCCGCCGATGGTGGCCTCCGTGCCTCGCTCGCCTACTACCGGGCCGCCGCCGAGTCGGCGCGCAAGAACCAGGAGGCGGCCGAGCGGCAGCACCTGACCGTCCCCATCCTCGGAATCTCCAGCAGCCACGGCTCCATTCCGGACATGGCGGCCTCCATCAGCCCGTGGGCCGACAATGTCACCGGAGTCGTCGTGCCCGACGCCGGCCACTTCATCCCCGATGAGCAGCCCGAAGCCGTTGCTGCCGTCATAGCCGATTTCATCGCCGACGGCGACTGGCGACCGGCCTGA
- a CDS encoding DUF1918 domain-containing protein: MHASKGDRLVVHGRVVGKEDHVVEIVEVLGPDGTPPYRVRAENGHETLMSPGPDSVVAHHKASDR, from the coding sequence ATGCACGCCAGCAAGGGTGACCGACTTGTCGTCCACGGTCGGGTCGTGGGCAAGGAGGACCACGTCGTAGAGATTGTGGAGGTGCTCGGCCCGGACGGGACGCCGCCGTACCGTGTGCGCGCCGAGAACGGTCACGAGACGCTTATGTCGCCGGGTCCTGATTCGGTCGTCGCCCACCACAAGGCATCCGACCGCTGA
- a CDS encoding DUF397 domain-containing protein: MTTDPSPRWFKSSYSENGGQCIEVATNLITPRGLVPVRDSKNPNGPVLDFRTSSFASFVAGVKAGKFGTV, translated from the coding sequence GTGACGACCGATCCTTCCCCCCGCTGGTTCAAGTCCTCGTACAGCGAGAACGGCGGTCAGTGCATCGAGGTCGCCACCAACCTCATCACCCCGCGCGGCCTGGTCCCCGTCCGCGACTCCAAGAACCCGAACGGCCCGGTCCTGGACTTCCGCACCAGCTCGTTCGCCTCCTTCGTGGCAGGCGTCAAAGCCGGAAAGTTCGGCACCGTCTGA
- a CDS encoding helix-turn-helix domain-containing protein: protein MNRKELDPKESPGAAFGQRLRTLRDERGWTQDELGERMGCTGAHISAVETGRRPPTNRFSASADRVFGTGDRFERQGRAARNTALLEGFPEYVAQEARAAEIRLYEVGVIPGLLQTPEYASTLGDSTVKRGVTSPDQANERILLVAERQASLIRTPPPLVFVVLDESCLRRPIGGSSVMDGQLARLVEFAELPNTVLQIAPFDMGVRRPLSLPVTVLTMPDRSLMSYAESAQRGHLERESTFVLPMLTAYHQLQAEAASQAASVAMINQLRKGTP from the coding sequence TTGAACAGGAAAGAGTTGGACCCCAAAGAATCGCCGGGGGCGGCATTCGGACAGCGTTTGCGCACGTTACGGGATGAGCGCGGCTGGACGCAGGACGAACTGGGCGAGCGGATGGGGTGCACTGGAGCCCACATTTCTGCAGTCGAAACTGGTCGCCGCCCACCAACTAATCGCTTTTCGGCGAGCGCTGACAGAGTGTTCGGCACCGGAGACAGGTTCGAGCGTCAGGGGCGTGCAGCGCGGAACACGGCGCTGCTGGAGGGATTCCCGGAGTACGTCGCCCAAGAGGCACGCGCGGCGGAGATTCGGCTCTACGAAGTCGGCGTGATACCGGGCTTGCTCCAGACGCCGGAGTACGCATCAACGCTCGGGGACAGCACCGTGAAACGCGGCGTCACCTCGCCCGACCAGGCGAACGAGCGGATCCTGCTCGTTGCAGAGCGCCAAGCCTCGCTGATCCGGACACCGCCCCCACTGGTCTTCGTGGTACTTGACGAGAGTTGCCTCAGAAGACCCATCGGGGGTAGCTCCGTCATGGATGGCCAGTTGGCGCGGCTGGTCGAGTTCGCCGAGTTGCCGAACACCGTGCTCCAGATCGCTCCGTTTGACATGGGAGTCCGTCGCCCTCTCAGCCTGCCGGTAACCGTGCTCACGATGCCGGATCGGTCGCTCATGTCGTACGCCGAATCCGCCCAACGAGGCCACCTCGAAAGGGAAAGCACGTTCGTGCTACCGATGCTGACCGCCTACCATCAGCTACAGGCCGAAGCTGCCTCCCAAGCAGCATCCGTGGCCATGATCAACCAGTTACGAAAGGGCACCCCGTGA
- a CDS encoding DNA repair helicase XPB, whose product MNGPLIVQSDKTLLLEVDHEQADACRRAIAPFAELERAPEHIHTYRLTPLGLWNARAAGHDAEQVVDALVEFSRYPVPHALLVDVAETMARYGRLTLSKHPVHGLVLTSTDRPVLEEILRSKKVAPLVGARLDPDTVAVHPSERGQIKQTLLKLGWPAEDLAGYVDGEAHQIDLDQDGWALRPYQQQAVENFWHGGSGVVVLPCGAGKTLVGAGAMAEAKATTLILVTNTVSARQWKHELMKRTSLTEEEIGEYSGTRKEIRPVTIATYQVLTTRRKGIYPHLELFDSRDWGLVIYDEVHLLPAPVFKFTADLQARRRLGLTATLVREDGRESDVFSLIGPKRFDAPWKEIEAQGYIAPADCVEVRVNLTETERLAYATAEAEEKYRYCATTATKRKVTEALVRKHRGEQTLVIGQYIDQLDELGEHLDAPVIKGETTNAQREKLFGAFREGEISVLVVSKVANFSIDLPEATVAIQVSGTFGSRQEEAQRLGRVLRPKADGHEARFYSVVARDTIDQDFAAHRQRFLAEQGYAYRIVDADELLAEKDTEKDSDADDGTAS is encoded by the coding sequence GTGAATGGACCTCTCATCGTCCAGAGCGATAAGACGCTGCTCCTGGAGGTGGACCACGAGCAGGCGGACGCCTGCCGTCGCGCCATCGCACCGTTCGCGGAGCTGGAGCGCGCGCCCGAGCACATCCATACCTACCGGCTGACCCCGCTCGGCCTGTGGAACGCTCGTGCCGCCGGGCACGACGCAGAGCAGGTCGTCGACGCGCTGGTCGAGTTCTCCCGGTACCCGGTGCCGCACGCGCTCCTGGTGGACGTCGCCGAGACCATGGCCAGGTACGGCCGGCTCACGCTCTCCAAGCACCCCGTGCACGGCCTGGTGCTCACCTCGACCGACCGGCCCGTGCTGGAGGAGATCCTCCGGTCGAAGAAGGTCGCCCCGCTGGTCGGCGCCCGTCTCGACCCCGACACGGTCGCCGTGCACCCCTCCGAGCGGGGGCAGATCAAGCAGACGCTGCTGAAGCTGGGCTGGCCCGCCGAGGACCTCGCCGGGTACGTCGACGGCGAGGCGCACCAGATCGATCTGGACCAGGACGGATGGGCGCTCCGGCCGTACCAGCAGCAGGCCGTGGAGAACTTCTGGCACGGCGGCTCCGGCGTGGTCGTGCTGCCCTGCGGCGCCGGAAAGACTCTGGTCGGGGCCGGTGCGATGGCCGAGGCCAAGGCGACGACGCTGATCCTGGTCACCAATACCGTCTCGGCCAGGCAGTGGAAGCACGAGCTGATGAAACGCACTTCCCTCACGGAGGAGGAGATCGGCGAGTACAGCGGTACGCGGAAGGAGATCCGCCCGGTCACCATCGCCACGTACCAGGTGCTGACGACCCGCAGGAAGGGCATCTACCCGCACCTGGAGCTCTTCGACTCGCGCGACTGGGGCCTGGTCATCTACGACGAGGTGCATCTGCTGCCCGCGCCCGTCTTCAAGTTCACCGCCGACCTGCAGGCGCGGCGGCGGCTCGGCCTCACCGCGACGCTCGTACGGGAGGACGGCCGCGAGTCGGACGTCTTCTCGCTGATCGGGCCCAAGCGGTTCGACGCCCCGTGGAAGGAGATCGAGGCGCAGGGTTACATCGCGCCCGCCGACTGCGTGGAGGTCCGGGTCAATCTGACGGAGACCGAGCGGCTCGCGTACGCCACGGCGGAGGCGGAGGAGAAGTACCGCTACTGCGCGACGACGGCGACCAAGCGGAAGGTCACGGAGGCTCTGGTCCGCAAGCACCGGGGCGAGCAGACCCTGGTCATCGGCCAGTACATCGACCAGCTCGACGAGCTGGGCGAGCATCTGGACGCGCCGGTCATCAAGGGCGAGACGACGAACGCGCAGCGCGAGAAGCTCTTCGGGGCGTTCCGTGAGGGCGAGATCAGTGTGCTGGTCGTCTCGAAGGTCGCGAACTTCTCGATCGACCTTCCCGAGGCGACGGTCGCGATCCAGGTCTCGGGGACGTTCGGCTCACGTCAGGAGGAGGCGCAGCGGCTGGGCCGGGTGCTGCGCCCGAAGGCGGACGGGCACGAGGCACGGTTCTACTCGGTGGTCGCGCGGGACACGATCGACCAGGACTTCGCCGCGCACCGGCAGCGGTTCCTGGCCGAGCAGGGGTACGCGTACCGGATCGTGGACGCGGACGAACTGCTGGCGGAGAAGGACACGGAGAAGGATTCGGACGCCGACGACGGGACGGCTTCCTGA